The following proteins are co-located in the Helicobacter pylori genome:
- the nusA gene encoding transcription termination factor NusA: MEKISDLIECIAYEKNLPKEMISKVIQGCLLKMAQNELDPLARYLVIEENKQLQLIQLVEVLEDDDERLINDPSKYISLSKAKEIDPSVKIKDELSYSLSLESMKQGAINRLFKDLQYQLEKALEDSHFEAFQKRLNSVLMGQVILVDNHQNTFIEIEQQFQGVLSMRHRIKGESFKVGDSIKAVLTQVKRTKKGLLLEMSRTTPKMLEALLELEVPEIKDKEIEIIHCARIPGNRAKVSFFSHNARIDPIGAAVGVKGVRINAISNELNKENIDCIEYSNVPEIYITLALAPAKILSVEIKKIPIEELSAEEKESIQERFIVNNHLQKAKVRLLDIEKSKAIGKGGVNVCLASMLTGYHIEFETIPSVKEHAENESEKETPKVGVEALESLFKN; encoded by the coding sequence ATGGAAAAAATCAGCGATCTTATAGAATGCATTGCGTATGAAAAAAATTTGCCTAAAGAGATGATTTCAAAAGTGATTCAAGGCTGTTTGCTAAAAATGGCGCAAAATGAGTTAGACCCCCTAGCGCGCTACTTGGTAATTGAAGAAAACAAGCAGCTCCAGCTTATCCAGTTGGTAGAAGTTTTAGAAGATGATGATGAAAGATTGATTAACGACCCTTCTAAATACATCAGCTTGTCTAAAGCCAAAGAAATAGATCCAAGCGTTAAGATTAAAGACGAATTGTCTTACAGCTTGAGTTTAGAGAGCATGAAGCAAGGAGCGATCAACCGCCTTTTTAAAGATTTGCAATACCAGTTAGAAAAAGCGTTAGAAGACAGCCACTTTGAAGCGTTTCAAAAGCGTCTTAACAGCGTTTTAATGGGGCAAGTGATTTTAGTGGATAACCATCAAAACACCTTTATTGAGATTGAGCAGCAATTTCAAGGCGTTCTTTCCATGCGCCATCGCATCAAGGGCGAGAGTTTTAAAGTAGGCGATAGCATTAAAGCGGTTTTAACGCAAGTCAAACGCACGAAAAAAGGTTTACTATTAGAGATGAGTCGCACCACCCCTAAAATGCTTGAAGCCTTGTTGGAATTAGAAGTCCCTGAAATTAAAGATAAAGAAATTGAAATCATCCATTGTGCGCGAATCCCAGGCAACAGAGCGAAAGTGAGCTTTTTTTCCCATAACGCTAGGATTGACCCCATAGGTGCGGCTGTGGGGGTTAAGGGCGTGCGCATTAATGCGATAAGTAACGAATTGAATAAAGAAAATATTGATTGCATAGAGTATTCTAATGTGCCTGAAATTTACATCACCCTCGCGCTCGCTCCAGCCAAAATTTTAAGCGTTGAAATTAAAAAAATCCCTATAGAAGAATTGAGTGCTGAAGAAAAAGAATCCATTCAAGAGCGTTTTATTGTCAATAACCATTTGCAAAAGGCTAAAGTGCGTTTATTAGATATTGAAAAATCTAAGGCTATCGGTAAAGGCGGGGTGAATGTGTGCTTAGCGTCCATGCTTACAGGCTATCACATAGAGTTTGAAACCATTCCTAGCGTCAAAGAACACGCAGAAAACGAAAGCGAAAAAGAAACGCCAAAAGTAGGGGTAGAAGCTTTAGAGTCTTTGTTTAAGAATTAA
- a CDS encoding aminotransferase class V-fold PLP-dependent enzyme codes for MAKKTPEITPDLLKSPYQKIINASASVFDENHGRSFFSPQFYEKIEPYLKEVLTHPIDLECDLNTTKKKNRLTPLKQLFKACFGTEEILIVNNNTSAIFLIANALAQEKEIIVSYGELVGGDFNLKDILLSSGARLHLVGNVSRAYLRDYRLALNENSKMLFKTHNPHFKKDTPFKDLQALAKEHGLIDYYNLGDVDLLNRTALEEILALKPSLLSFSADKCFNSTQAGIIMGQKEWVGILKNHPLYRALRAGKITLTLLFHSLNAWVNHQEETTIHALLNQTKDALLQKALKLYALLKPLELNVSIASSFSKIGNFPDRELESFCVKIQSKNTRALNSEKLYLKLFQKGVIARISCAFVCFEVFSLNEEDLEKIALVLAEILNKA; via the coding sequence ATGGCTAAAAAAACGCCCGAAATAACCCCGGATCTTTTGAAAAGCCCTTATCAAAAAATCATCAATGCGAGCGCGAGCGTTTTTGATGAAAATCATGGGCGATCGTTTTTTAGCCCGCAATTTTATGAAAAAATTGAACCTTATTTAAAAGAAGTTTTAACCCATCCCATTGATTTAGAATGCGATCTCAACACCACTAAAAAAAAGAACCGCTTAACCCCTTTAAAACAACTCTTTAAGGCGTGTTTTGGCACTGAAGAAATTTTGATTGTGAATAATAACACCAGTGCGATTTTTCTCATCGCTAACGCTTTAGCGCAAGAAAAAGAAATCATTGTTTCTTATGGCGAATTAGTGGGGGGGGATTTTAACCTTAAAGATATTTTATTGAGTAGTGGGGCTAGGTTGCATTTAGTGGGGAATGTCAGTCGCGCTTATTTAAGGGATTATCGCTTGGCCTTGAATGAAAACAGCAAAATGCTCTTTAAAACCCACAACCCCCATTTTAAAAAAGACACGCCTTTTAAAGATTTACAAGCCCTAGCTAAAGAGCATGGTTTGATAGATTATTACAATTTAGGGGATGTGGATTTGTTAAACAGAACGGCTTTAGAAGAAATTTTAGCCCTAAAACCATCGCTTTTAAGCTTTAGTGCGGATAAGTGCTTTAACAGCACGCAAGCGGGCATTATTATGGGGCAAAAAGAATGGGTTGGAATATTAAAAAACCACCCCCTTTATAGAGCTTTGAGGGCGGGTAAAATCACGCTTACCTTGCTTTTTCACAGCCTAAACGCATGGGTCAATCACCAAGAAGAAACCACCATTCATGCGCTACTAAACCAAACTAAAGACGCCTTATTGCAAAAAGCTCTCAAACTCTACGCCCTTTTAAAGCCTTTAGAATTGAATGTGAGCATCGCCTCTAGCTTTTCTAAAATAGGGAATTTTCCCGATAGAGAATTAGAATCCTTTTGCGTGAAAATCCAGTCCAAAAACACCCGCGCTTTAAATAGTGAGAAACTTTATTTAAAGCTTTTCCAAAAAGGCGTTATCGCAAGAATTTCATGCGCATTTGTGTGCTTTGAAGTCTTTAGCTTGAATGAAGAAGATTTGGAAAAAATCGCTCTGGTTTTAGCAGAAATCCTTAATAAAGCTTGA
- a CDS encoding TonB-dependent receptor: protein MLRNQFRIVFVSCIVASSLQAQENTHTLGKVTTKGERTFEYNNKMYIERKELQQRQSNQIRDIFRTRADVNVASGGLMAQKIYVRGIESRLLRVTIDGVAQNGNIFHHDANTVIDPNMIKEVEVIKGAANASAGPGAVAGKLSFTTIDANDFLRKNQTYGAKAEAGFYTNFGYRMNATAAYRGKNWDILAYYNHQNIFYYRDGNNAFRNPFHPNFDLQDPSNSDIGVGTPSEVNSVLGKVNGYINDTDTISLSYNMTRENSTRLLRPNTTSALSKANDPGSQPAPFVIDFGKELAHTINFNHNLSLKYKHDGGPNFNQPRVESTAFLGVRGGDYNPVVNPFAYNSNEPANPDYIPEVKDWCNNPDNISQCTQGAIRPSDGGYQIGYGQPGAINWQGASAISTGSNIYHGLVPKNPDYDMTPPNAQNPTANDWTLGNADAEGTLARRIFLINSGVNFKVTHPISEDYGNVFEYGMIYQNLSVFSGLDKGKNGYYKNNIDPNDPNGPGLPYRHYYTDQSSQYPQNLNTPNPLYRNMPQNSHAIGNIIGGFMQANYNILSNVIVGAGTRYDIYTLLDKNGRTHVTSGFSPSATVLYNPIESIGLKVSYAYVTKGALPGDGVLMRDPTVIYQRNLRPAIGQNVEFNVDYNSKYFNVRGAAFYQVINNFINSYGQDTSKNGGGNATAKNMSGNLPETINIYGYEVSGNVQYKNFVGTFSVARSWPTARGHLLADTYALAATTGNVFILKADYNIHKWGLTLTWLSRFVTNMFYEGYSIYYPQYGLMKIHKPGYGVHNVFINWTPTSKKWQGLRISAVFNNILNKQYVSQASVWQASADAPASDMIPKNKRMALPAPGFNARFEISYQF from the coding sequence ATGCTTAGAAATCAATTTCGTATCGTGTTTGTCTCTTGTATTGTCGCTAGCAGTTTGCAAGCTCAAGAAAATACCCACACTTTGGGTAAGGTAACCACTAAGGGTGAAAGGACTTTTGAATACAACAATAAAATGTATATTGAAAGGAAAGAGCTCCAACAACGCCAAAGCAACCAAATCCGTGATATTTTTAGGACTCGGGCGGATGTGAATGTGGCCAGTGGGGGCTTGATGGCGCAAAAGATCTATGTTAGGGGGATTGAGAGCCGTCTCTTAAGGGTAACAATAGATGGCGTCGCTCAGAATGGTAACATTTTCCACCATGACGCTAACACCGTGATCGATCCTAACATGATTAAAGAAGTGGAAGTGATTAAGGGAGCGGCGAACGCTTCAGCAGGCCCTGGTGCGGTGGCGGGTAAATTGTCTTTCACTACGATTGACGCTAACGACTTCTTAAGAAAGAATCAAACTTATGGGGCTAAAGCGGAAGCGGGCTTTTATACCAACTTCGGGTATCGCATGAACGCTACTGCAGCCTATCGTGGTAAAAACTGGGACATACTCGCTTATTACAACCATCAAAATATCTTTTATTATAGAGACGGAAACAACGCTTTTAGGAATCCCTTCCACCCTAACTTCGATTTACAAGATCCGAGTAATAGCGACATTGGCGTAGGGACTCCGAGCGAAGTCAATAGCGTTTTAGGTAAAGTCAATGGCTATATCAACGACACGGATACCATCAGCTTAAGCTATAACATGACAAGAGAAAATTCCACCAGGCTTTTACGCCCTAACACCACTTCAGCGCTCTCCAAAGCCAATGACCCAGGAAGCCAGCCAGCCCCCTTTGTGATTGACTTTGGGAAAGAATTAGCCCATACGATCAATTTCAACCACAATTTGAGCCTGAAATACAAGCATGATGGAGGCCCTAATTTTAACCAGCCGCGCGTTGAATCCACCGCCTTTTTAGGGGTAAGGGGGGGCGATTATAACCCTGTGGTGAATCCTTTCGCTTACAATTCTAACGAGCCAGCTAACCCGGATTACATCCCTGAAGTTAAGGATTGGTGTAACAATCCGGACAATATCAGTCAATGCACGCAAGGGGCTATCAGACCTTCTGATGGGGGTTATCAAATAGGCTATGGGCAGCCGGGCGCTATCAACTGGCAAGGCGCTTCTGCAATTTCTACAGGATCTAATATTTACCATGGGCTTGTTCCTAAAAACCCTGATTATGACATGACCCCCCCTAACGCTCAAAACCCTACTGCCAACGATTGGACTTTAGGGAATGCGGACGCTGAGGGGACTTTAGCCAGAAGGATTTTCTTAATCAACTCGGGCGTTAATTTTAAAGTAACCCACCCCATTAGTGAAGATTACGGGAATGTGTTTGAATACGGCATGATTTATCAAAACCTGAGCGTTTTCTCTGGACTGGATAAAGGCAAAAACGGCTATTATAAAAACAATATTGATCCTAACGACCCTAACGGGCCGGGCTTGCCTTACCGCCATTACTACACCGATCAAAGCTCTCAATACCCTCAAAATCTAAACACGCCCAACCCGCTCTATCGTAACATGCCCCAAAATTCGCATGCGATCGGGAATATCATCGGAGGGTTTATGCAAGCGAACTACAATATTTTAAGCAATGTGATCGTGGGTGCGGGAACTCGTTATGATATTTACACCTTGCTAGACAAAAACGGCCGCACGCATGTAACTTCTGGTTTCTCGCCTTCTGCAACCGTGCTTTATAACCCCATTGAAAGCATTGGCTTGAAAGTGAGTTATGCGTATGTAACTAAGGGGGCTTTGCCTGGCGATGGCGTTTTGATGCGCGATCCTACGGTGATTTATCAAAGGAATTTGCGCCCTGCGATCGGTCAAAATGTAGAATTCAATGTGGATTACAACAGCAAGTATTTCAATGTGCGCGGGGCAGCGTTCTATCAAGTCATCAATAACTTCATCAACAGCTACGGGCAAGACACTTCTAAAAACGGAGGGGGTAACGCGACTGCAAAAAACATGTCAGGGAATTTGCCCGAAACCATTAATATTTATGGTTATGAAGTTTCAGGGAATGTGCAATATAAAAATTTCGTAGGGACTTTTTCAGTGGCTCGCTCTTGGCCGACAGCTAGGGGGCATTTATTAGCCGATACTTACGCTTTAGCTGCCACGACTGGGAATGTGTTTATCCTAAAAGCTGATTACAATATCCACAAATGGGGGCTTACTTTAACTTGGCTCTCACGCTTTGTAACCAACATGTTCTATGAAGGCTATTCTATCTACTACCCTCAATACGGCTTGATGAAAATCCATAAGCCTGGGTATGGCGTGCATAATGTCTTTATCAATTGGACTCCTACTTCTAAAAAATGGCAGGGTTTAAGGATTTCAGCCGTGTTTAACAACATCTTAAACAAGCAATATGTCAGCCAGGCTTCGGTGTGGCAAGCGAGTGCGGACGCTCCAGCAAGCGATATGATCCCTAAAAATAAACGCATGGCGCTCCCGGCTCCTGGGTTTAATGCGCGTTTTGAGATATCCTATCAGTTCTAA
- a CDS encoding Plug domain-containing protein translates to MKPIFSLFFLVIVLKANPINPLLEPLYFPSYVQFLNLEPHFVIKKKRAYRPFQWGNTIIIKRHDLEERQSNQPSDIFRQNAEINVSSQTFLRGISSASSRTALDSTTQ, encoded by the coding sequence ATGAAACCAATCTTTAGCCTCTTTTTTCTCGTTATTGTTTTAAAAGCAAACCCCATAAACCCTTTATTAGAGCCGCTATATTTCCCAAGTTACGTGCAATTTTTAAATTTAGAACCGCATTTTGTCATTAAAAAAAAGCGCGCTTATAGACCCTTCCAATGGGGGAATACCATTATTATCAAACGCCATGACTTAGAAGAACGCCAAAGCAACCAGCCAAGCGATATTTTCCGCCAAAACGCTGAAATCAATGTGTCTTCTCAAACTTTTTTAAGAGGAATTAGCAGCGCTTCTTCACGAACAGCGCTTGATTCAACCACTCAGTAA
- a CDS encoding FolB domain-containing protein, which translates to MKTKQGVHVHNFVFETILGILEFERLKPQKISVDLDLFYMELPNKAYLDYMEIQELIQKMMQEKQYLLIEDALKDLSHVLKTCYSEISELYLKISKLEISPNSQVGASVKIYYETNL; encoded by the coding sequence ATGAAAACTAAACAAGGTGTTCATGTCCATAACTTTGTGTTTGAAACGATTTTAGGGATTTTAGAGTTTGAACGCTTAAAACCCCAAAAAATAAGCGTGGATTTGGATCTTTTCTACATGGAATTACCCAATAAGGCTTATTTAGACTACATGGAAATCCAAGAGCTTATTCAAAAGATGATGCAAGAAAAACAATACTTACTCATTGAAGACGCCCTAAAAGATTTAAGCCATGTTTTAAAAACGTGCTATAGTGAAATCTCTGAGCTTTATTTGAAAATCAGCAAGTTAGAAATTTCTCCCAATTCTCAAGTGGGGGCGAGCGTGAAAATTTACTATGAAACCAATCTTTAG
- the plsY gene encoding glycerol-3-phosphate 1-O-acyltransferase PlsY produces MESVLNFLTNINVIFTLLGYLIGGIPFGYALMKIFYGMDITKIGSGGIGATNVLRALQSKGVSNAKQMALLVLILDLFKGMFAVFLTKLFGLDYSLQWMVAIASILGHCYSPFLNFNGGKGVSTIMGSVVLLIPIESLIGLTVWFFVGKVLKISSLASILGVGTATVLIFFIPYMHIPDSVNILKEVGTQTPMVLIFIFTLIKHAGNIFNLLAGKEKKVL; encoded by the coding sequence ATGGAAAGCGTTTTAAATTTCCTAACCAATATCAATGTGATTTTCACCCTTTTGGGCTATTTGATTGGGGGGATTCCTTTTGGCTATGCGTTAATGAAAATCTTTTACGGCATGGATATTACTAAGATCGGATCGGGCGGTATTGGTGCGACGAATGTCTTGCGCGCTTTACAAAGTAAGGGCGTGAGCAACGCTAAACAAATGGCCTTATTAGTCTTAATTTTGGATCTCTTCAAAGGCATGTTTGCGGTTTTTTTAACCAAATTGTTTGGGTTAGATTATAGTTTGCAATGGATGGTCGCTATCGCTAGCATTTTAGGGCATTGTTATTCGCCTTTTTTGAATTTCAATGGAGGTAAGGGCGTTTCTACAATCATGGGCTCTGTGGTGTTGCTCATCCCTATTGAAAGCCTCATCGGTTTAACGGTGTGGTTTTTTGTGGGTAAGGTGCTTAAAATCTCTTCACTCGCTAGCATTTTAGGGGTAGGCACAGCGACTGTTCTTATCTTTTTTATCCCTTATATGCATATCCCAGATAGCGTCAATATCCTTAAAGAAGTCGGCACGCAAACGCCTATGGTGCTTATTTTTATTTTTACCCTTATCAAACATGCGGGCAATATTTTTAATTTATTAGCCGGTAAGGAAAAGAAAGTCTTATGA
- the ccoG gene encoding cytochrome c oxidase accessory protein CcoG gives MLETSSHFLKSFRLKRYIGFLLISLALLITPFVRIDGAHLFLISFEHKQLHFLGKIFSAEELHVMPFMVILLFIGIFFITTSLGRVWCGWACPQTFLRVLYRDVIETKIFKLHKKISNKQESPKNTPSYKVRKVLSVLLFAPVVAGLMMLFFFYFIAPEDFFMYLKNPSDHPIAMGFWLFSTAVVLFDIVVVAERFCIYLCPYARVQSVLYDNDTLNPIYDEKRGGVLYDNQGHLFPLPPKKRSPENECVNCLHCVQVCPTHIDIRKGLQLECINCLECVDACTITMAKFSRPSLIQWSSTNAINTRQKVRLVRLKTIAYMGVIAIVIALLAITSFKKERMLLDINRNSDLYELRSSGYVDNDYVFLFHNTDNKDHEFYFKILGQKGIQIKKPLNPIAIKAGQKIKAVVILRKPLKNNATEYKNAKDALIPITIQAYSTDDKDITIERESVFIAPSED, from the coding sequence ATGCTTGAAACTTCTAGCCATTTTTTAAAATCGTTTCGCTTGAAGCGTTATATAGGGTTTTTATTGATTTCTTTAGCGTTACTAATCACGCCATTTGTTCGCATTGATGGGGCGCATTTGTTTTTAATCTCCTTTGAGCATAAGCAATTGCATTTTTTAGGCAAGATCTTTAGTGCTGAAGAATTGCATGTCATGCCTTTTATGGTTATTTTGCTTTTTATAGGGATTTTTTTCATCACCACTAGCCTTGGGCGTGTGTGGTGCGGTTGGGCTTGCCCGCAAACCTTTTTAAGGGTGCTTTATAGAGATGTGATTGAAACCAAGATTTTCAAACTCCATAAAAAGATCAGCAACAAGCAAGAAAGTCCTAAAAACACCCCAAGCTATAAGGTGCGTAAAGTATTGAGCGTTTTGTTGTTCGCTCCTGTTGTGGCGGGGCTAATGATGTTATTTTTCTTTTATTTCATCGCCCCTGAAGACTTTTTTATGTATCTTAAAAACCCTAGCGATCACCCTATTGCTATGGGTTTTTGGCTTTTTAGCACGGCTGTGGTGCTGTTTGATATAGTGGTGGTTGCGGAGCGTTTTTGCATTTATTTATGCCCTTATGCTAGGGTGCAATCGGTGTTGTATGACAATGACACTTTAAACCCCATTTACGATGAAAAGCGCGGCGGAGTGCTTTATGACAATCAAGGCCATCTCTTCCCCTTACCCCCCAAAAAACGCAGCCCAGAAAACGAATGCGTGAATTGTTTGCATTGCGTGCAGGTTTGCCCCACGCATATTGATATCAGGAAGGGCTTGCAATTAGAATGCATCAATTGCTTAGAATGCGTGGATGCATGCACGATTACCATGGCTAAATTCAGTCGCCCTTCACTCATCCAATGGTCTTCAACTAACGCCATTAATACGCGCCAAAAAGTGCGCTTAGTGCGTTTAAAAACAATCGCTTACATGGGGGTTATCGCTATTGTGATCGCTCTTTTAGCCATCACTTCGTTTAAAAAAGAACGCATGCTCTTAGACATTAACCGCAACAGCGATCTGTATGAATTGCGCTCTAGCGGGTATGTGGATAACGATTATGTGTTTTTATTCCACAACACGGACAATAAAGACCATGAGTTTTATTTCAAAATTTTAGGGCAAAAAGGCATTCAAATCAAAAAGCCTTTAAATCCTATCGCCATTAAAGCCGGGCAAAAGATTAAAGCGGTAGTGATTTTAAGAAAACCCCTAAAAAATAACGCCACAGAATACAAGAACGCTAAAGACGCTCTCATCCCCATTACAATACAAGCTTATAGCACAGACGATAAGGATATCACGATAGAAAGGGAATCGGTGTTTATCGCACCTAGTGAAGATTGA
- a CDS encoding saccharopine dehydrogenase family protein, translating to MHTVLQIGAGGVGSVVAHKMGMNRDVFKNIILASRSLDKCYAIKESMLKKGLGEIGVEQVDADDTQALVALIQKHKPKVVVNVALPYQDLTIMQACLETKTHYIDTANYEHPDLAKFEYKEQWAFDRAYKEARILGVLGAGFDPGVTNAYVAHAQKHHFDTIHTLDILDCNAGDHKRPFATNFNPEINLREVSSKGRYYENGKWIETKPLEIKQVWAYPQIGEMDSYLLYHEELESLVKNIKGLRRARFFMTFSQNYLTHMKCLENVGMLGIKEIEHQGVKIVPIQFLKTLLPDPATLAKDTTGKTNIGCYMTGIKNNQDKTLYIYNVCDHKKCYEEVGSQAISYTTGVPAMCAAKMICNDTWSADHFRAGVFNIEELNTDPFMEELIKQGLPYEVIER from the coding sequence TTGCATACAGTATTACAAATTGGAGCTGGTGGCGTAGGCAGTGTGGTAGCACACAAAATGGGCATGAACAGAGATGTGTTTAAAAATATCATTTTAGCGAGCAGAAGCTTAGACAAATGCTATGCGATTAAAGAAAGCATGCTCAAAAAGGGTTTGGGGGAAATTGGCGTTGAGCAAGTGGACGCTGATGATACGCAAGCCTTAGTCGCTTTAATCCAAAAACACAAGCCTAAAGTCGTTGTTAATGTGGCTTTACCCTATCAAGATTTAACGATCATGCAAGCATGTTTAGAAACTAAAACGCATTACATTGATACCGCCAATTACGAGCATCCGGATTTAGCGAAGTTTGAATACAAAGAGCAGTGGGCGTTTGATAGGGCCTATAAAGAAGCAAGGATTTTAGGGGTTTTAGGGGCTGGGTTTGATCCAGGCGTTACTAACGCTTATGTCGCTCACGCTCAAAAACACCATTTTGACACTATCCACACTTTAGATATTTTAGATTGCAACGCTGGGGATCACAAACGCCCTTTTGCCACGAACTTTAACCCTGAAATCAATTTGAGAGAAGTCAGCTCTAAAGGGCGTTATTATGAAAATGGCAAATGGATTGAAACCAAGCCTTTAGAAATCAAGCAAGTGTGGGCTTACCCGCAGATTGGCGAAATGGATTCGTATCTTTTATACCATGAGGAATTGGAATCGTTAGTCAAAAACATTAAAGGCTTGAGGAGGGCGAGGTTTTTTATGACTTTCTCTCAAAATTATTTAACCCACATGAAATGCTTAGAAAATGTCGGCATGCTAGGCATTAAAGAAATAGAGCATCAAGGCGTAAAAATCGTGCCGATACAATTTTTAAAAACCTTGCTTCCTGATCCAGCGACTCTAGCCAAAGACACCACCGGTAAAACCAACATCGGGTGCTATATGACCGGCATTAAAAACAACCAAGACAAAACGCTCTACATTTACAACGTGTGCGATCATAAAAAATGCTATGAAGAAGTGGGTTCGCAAGCCATAAGCTACACCACCGGTGTGCCAGCGATGTGTGCGGCTAAAATGATTTGTAATGACACTTGGAGCGCGGATCATTTTAGGGCTGGGGTGTTTAACATAGAAGAATTAAACACCGATCCCTTTATGGAAGAATTGATCAAACAAGGCTTGCCTTATGAAGTGATTGAGCGCTAA
- the gltS gene encoding sodium/glutamate symporter: MQEIKLDIYATLVCMVLVLLLGRYVISKVKFLRDYDIPEPVVGGVLVAFFIMLARQFYNFGLQFDSSLKDPLMLTFFITIGLSADFKSLQKGGKMLAVFLLAVAGFVVCQNAVGISIASLLGVNPLMGLLGGSIALVGGHGTSAAWANFFTQAPYNFSSSLEVGMACATFGLVSGGIIGGPVAKYLISKYKLEPKDTKEKDTLEGVVSKGFETPKEQRLITASSFVETLALIAIALLVGTFLSHLMPKSFTLPTFVWCLFVGVILRNTLSFFKIHSVFDREVSVIGNVSLSLFLAYALMSVNLLELLKLAVPLAVILSVQVAVMILYVVLVTFRVCGKDYDAAVLCAGHCGFGLGATPTAMVNMQTITNHYGPSHVAFIVVPLVGAFFVDIINALAIKGFLLLPFFPS; encoded by the coding sequence TTGCAAGAAATTAAGTTGGATATTTATGCCACTTTGGTGTGCATGGTTTTAGTGCTGCTTTTGGGGCGTTATGTGATTTCTAAAGTCAAGTTTTTGCGCGATTATGATATTCCAGAGCCTGTTGTGGGCGGGGTTTTAGTCGCTTTTTTCATCATGTTAGCACGTCAGTTTTACAATTTTGGCTTGCAATTTGATTCTTCTTTAAAAGATCCTTTAATGCTGACTTTTTTTATCACCATTGGTTTGAGTGCGGATTTCAAATCTTTGCAAAAAGGCGGGAAAATGCTTGCGGTTTTTTTGCTGGCTGTGGCGGGGTTTGTGGTGTGTCAAAATGCAGTGGGGATTTCTATCGCTAGCCTTTTAGGGGTCAATCCTTTAATGGGGCTTTTAGGGGGGTCTATCGCTTTAGTGGGAGGGCATGGCACTAGCGCGGCATGGGCTAATTTTTTCACCCAAGCGCCTTATAATTTTAGCTCCAGCTTGGAAGTGGGCATGGCGTGCGCGACTTTTGGCTTGGTGAGTGGGGGGATTATTGGAGGGCCTGTCGCTAAATATTTGATCTCAAAATACAAACTAGAACCTAAAGACACTAAAGAAAAAGATACTTTAGAGGGCGTGGTGTCTAAAGGCTTTGAAACCCCTAAAGAGCAGCGCCTAATCACCGCATCCAGTTTTGTAGAAACTTTAGCTTTAATTGCGATCGCTTTATTGGTGGGGACTTTTTTATCGCATTTGATGCCTAAAAGCTTCACTTTACCGACTTTTGTGTGGTGCTTGTTTGTAGGGGTTATTTTAAGAAACACTTTGTCGTTTTTTAAAATCCATAGCGTGTTTGACAGAGAGGTTTCAGTCATAGGGAATGTGAGTTTGAGTCTGTTTTTAGCCTACGCTTTAATGAGCGTGAATTTATTGGAATTGTTAAAACTCGCTGTGCCTCTAGCGGTTATTTTGAGCGTTCAAGTGGCGGTTATGATCCTTTATGTGGTGCTTGTAACCTTTAGGGTGTGTGGGAAGGATTATGATGCGGCGGTGTTGTGCGCGGGGCATTGCGGTTTTGGGCTTGGAGCGACCCCAACGGCTATGGTGAATATGCAAACCATCACCAACCACTACGGGCCATCGCATGTAGCGTTTATCGTCGTGCCTTTAGTGGGAGCGTTTTTTGTTGATATTATTAACGCTTTAGCGATTAAAGGCTTTTTACTCTTGCCTTTTTTCCCATCATGA